Within Bradymonas sediminis, the genomic segment AGCCCGGTTCTATTTGAGACGAACTCTTCGGGCGCGGATGGCACCGGGTTTCCGGCCCGGCGCGTGGTGAACGCGGCGGTTACTCAGGGGTTATTGCATCATTATCGCGACGTCGCTCGCGGGATGCTCGACCGGCTACTCGCCGCAAAGGGGAGAGGGGCGAGCCTTGAGGATATCTTCGGGCTTGTGCGAACCGCGCTGACCGGCCGGGCGCTGATGCAGGCCGAGGTCGACTTTAACCTGGCGACCCTGCTGGTCAATCACGCATCCCCTAAGGTCGCGGGATATATCAGGAATACCGTCCCCGAAGACCTTGTAAATAAGGCCTGGTTGAATGGGTTCGCGCGCACGCTGGAGCCGCTGATCGCATCGCTCGCGCCCGAAGATTCCGCGCTGCCGACAAACCCGACCGATTATGAGTGGCTCCACGAATTCGTGATTTC encodes:
- a CDS encoding DNA polymerase beta superfamily protein, encoding MPLSFATRPGELNAPDDIDLPAQVRSAQFLSAWSGSALYGHQRPLRLGGVFVESAGVVLGLRSWNDAREGVIDTVPYAIFEVEKIVRMMLHQSGLAFEILASPVLFETNSSGADGTGFPARRVVNAAVTQGLLHHYRDVARGMLDRLLAAKGRGASLEDIFGLVRTALTGRALMQAEVDFNLATLLVNHASPKVAGYIRNTVPEDLVNKAWLNGFARTLEPLIASLAPEDSALPTNPTDYEWLHEFVISSRLEQYENKRSGSQS